A single genomic interval of Clostridia bacterium harbors:
- a CDS encoding deoxyguanosinetriphosphate triphosphohydrolase — translation MREQIEASEAQFLCERATLSAHTRGRLIPEPPCPIRTEFQRDRDRIIHSKAFRRLKHKTQVFIAPEGDHYRTRLTHTLEVAQIARTVARALRLNEDLTEAIALGHDLGHTPFGHAGEEVLNRIVPGGFRHYEQSLRVVDKLEQGRGLNLTWEVRDGILNHTGDLRPQTLEGQIVHIADRVAYINHDIDDSLRAGIITQDDLPSSALAVLGQTTRERINSMVMDLIEVGLSQGIIGMSPKIQEATNALRQFLFQKVYVGSRAKAEEGKVKRVIEQLYYYYLEHPDEIPGPNLEAADLEESRERKVADYIAGMTDQFAINCYVRLFIPRGFPV, via the coding sequence ATCCGGGAGCAGATTGAGGCCAGCGAGGCCCAGTTCCTCTGCGAACGAGCCACGCTGAGCGCCCATACTCGGGGGCGCCTGATCCCTGAGCCACCTTGTCCTATACGCACCGAGTTCCAGCGCGACCGGGATCGGATAATACATTCCAAGGCCTTCCGGCGGCTTAAGCATAAGACCCAGGTGTTTATCGCTCCGGAGGGAGATCATTACCGTACCCGGCTCACCCATACCCTGGAAGTGGCGCAAATTGCCCGGACCGTAGCCCGGGCCTTAAGGTTAAACGAAGACCTTACTGAAGCTATTGCCTTGGGGCATGATCTTGGGCATACGCCCTTTGGTCATGCAGGCGAAGAAGTACTTAACCGCATCGTCCCCGGTGGTTTTCGTCATTACGAGCAGAGCTTGCGAGTAGTGGACAAGCTAGAACAGGGACGGGGGCTCAATTTGACTTGGGAAGTGCGGGACGGAATTCTCAACCATACTGGGGATCTTCGACCACAAACTCTGGAGGGTCAGATTGTCCATATTGCCGATCGGGTGGCTTACATCAATCATGACATTGATGATTCCCTTCGGGCCGGCATAATTACCCAGGATGATCTGCCGTCCAGCGCTTTGGCAGTACTGGGGCAGACCACTCGCGAACGCATCAATTCTATGGTTATGGACTTAATTGAAGTGGGGCTAAGTCAGGGAATAATCGGGATGAGTCCGAAAATTCAAGAGGCGACGAACGCCTTGCGGCAATTCTTATTCCAAAAAGTGTACGTTGGTTCCCGGGCCAAGGCTGAGGAGGGAAAGGTCAAGCGGGTAATTGAGCAGCTTTATTACTACTATTTAGAGCATCCCGACGAGATCCCCGGGCCCAACTTAGAAGCAGCCGATCTAGAGGAAAGCCGGGAGCGAAAAGTAGCTGATTATATTGCTGGTATGACCGATCAGTTTGCTATCAACTGTTATGTCCGGCTGTTCATTCCTCGCGGGTTCCCAGTGTGA
- a CDS encoding flavodoxin family protein has protein sequence MLIVLINGSAREGGNTAALLEEAAKIAEESGCECQTIHVASILKKVKDPFCSQCSVPCRGSCSQNNALGESFQLLRRADGIIMASPVYFGTVSGQLKAYWDKTRILRREEALLNVVGGAVAVGASRFGGQEQTLRALQEMMLVQGMTVVGDGFPGAGCGHHGVGAQQPAGEERSALKGARILTQRVIQVARATQELRQGRGKGADLWGN, from the coding sequence GTGCTAATAGTTCTTATCAACGGAAGCGCCAGGGAAGGCGGGAACACGGCTGCCCTGTTGGAGGAGGCAGCCAAGATTGCCGAGGAATCCGGCTGCGAGTGCCAAACCATCCACGTGGCCAGCATCTTGAAAAAGGTGAAGGATCCCTTTTGTTCCCAATGCTCGGTTCCTTGCCGGGGAAGCTGCTCCCAAAACAATGCTCTGGGAGAAAGTTTCCAGTTGCTCCGCCGGGCTGATGGTATTATCATGGCTAGCCCGGTGTATTTTGGCACTGTTTCTGGTCAGCTCAAGGCTTATTGGGACAAGACCCGCATTCTCAGGCGCGAAGAAGCGCTGCTCAACGTAGTAGGAGGGGCGGTGGCGGTTGGCGCCAGCCGATTTGGAGGCCAAGAGCAAACCCTCCGGGCTTTGCAGGAGATGATGCTGGTACAGGGAATGACGGTGGTAGGCGATGGCTTTCCGGGTGCCGGTTGTGGCCACCATGGGGTGGGAGCTCAACAGCCCGCCGGAGAGGAACGGTCGGCGCTGAAGGGTGCCCGCATCCTGACCCAAAGGGTGATCCAGGTAGCTCGGGCTACCCAGGAGCTGCGTCAGGGCCGTGGCAAGGGGGCGGACCTTTGGGGTAACTAG
- a CDS encoding NifU family protein: MRQKVEAALDKIRPALVADGGNVELVEASEDGVVKVRLTGACGGCPMSTMTLRMGIERSLKSQVPEVKEVLAV, from the coding sequence CTGCGCCAGAAAGTAGAAGCTGCCTTGGACAAGATCCGTCCCGCCCTGGTGGCCGACGGCGGCAATGTGGAATTGGTTGAGGCCAGCGAGGATGGGGTGGTGAAGGTAAGGTTGACTGGGGCTTGTGGCGGTTGCCCCATGTCCACGATGACCTTGAGGATGGGCATTGAGCGCTCGCTGAAGAGCCAGGTCCCTGAAGTCAAGGAAGTCTTGGCTGTATGA